Within the Setaria viridis chromosome 3, Setaria_viridis_v4.0, whole genome shotgun sequence genome, the region tcatcTTGTGATGCCCCGTCTACAAACttgagatccgctctcagcagactGCTGGCTAAGtaaggctaggtgcttaaacgtaacaTGCTAACTAACCGAAGAAATTACATAGCCTACAAAAACGGGACGCGCAAGGATTTATTATACGCTGAATAAAACtccgagttattcaattatttaatactctacattatgctacataatctttGTATTATCCTTTTACAGCTCCgaaactactcggcgtgcctcccgttaCACGGTCGATTTTTCTAGCtcagggcgggaggcgacttggcgtggttccttggctcctccagtcctcgtgctcgggAGCTGGGCCTATATTTGTATCCTTTTTACGACAGAAATAATACATTAGACTCTTGATCATTAgaccgattactttaatcgcttcagCAGTCGTATAGCCTAACGCATTTGGTCATACACatgtggaagcttcaatttttcttcttttttgagcactgcgcagcctctccatcactatgacgacCGCACATCTTCAGCCAAGTACATTACAAATCATGTTCATGTTCGACTCCACATCGTTTGGGAGCTCGAGGGATAAGGATACCCACGGGTCCTCATCGACTAGGATACTAGTCAGCCCTAACAGGTGGACCCGTCCGACCACGCCGTGcaggccaaggcatgaagatacgtggagcacaagttCGGACGCCGAGCGAACGGATTCTGCCCAAATAttacgggatacttgttgtaaaccgattctgattgctttccatgtaacaaccgactaggattataTTCTATTacattgtaaccctaggttgtcagcctatattAGACGGCTAGGgacgcctcccgagggcatctaACCTCAACTCTTCAcatcccataccagcaatacaatccatcagAACATATGATGTAGGATATTTTTCTCCGGAGGTTCGAACCTGCGTAAACCTTGCATCCTTGTGTTACCATTCAAGCTCTTGGTCTTGCAATCTTCCCCTCCTACAAATTTACCACCTAGGTAACCCTGATGGACTGTTggtcactaaatctgacaataaattttactatgcacttaaatatatataattatatttaGATACATAGGAAAATCTATTCATCTAGAAAGATCAAAATAATCCATATTTTCAAACGGAAGGAGTACAAAGATTTTGCAAAACCTTCAATTGTCAGGTAGTAGAGCAGAGTGTGGGAAGGGGACGCGCCCTCGTGCGTTTGCGTGCATTCCTGCCAAGAAAGCAACCGTAAAAACCGAACACCCGCGACAGCCACTGAGCCGCGAGGGGGTGGATATGGCAGCCCTtgccgcccaccaccaccgcctctattcctcctccgccgcggctccagctcctggccgccgcctccgcttctCCCCGCGTCCTTCTTCCCATGGCCGTTTCAGCTCCAGAGCCGCGGCCCGCGTCCTCACGCGcgcctcgggcggcggcggcggcaccagcaccagcagcgcggcggccccacccgccgcggcggcgacgacggcgtcgtTGTCCCTGGAGGAGCTGCGCCGGGGCTGCACCACCTGGACGTGGCGCGGGATGCGCGTGAACTACCTCGCCAGGGGGCAGGGCCCGCCAATCCTGCTCGTCCACGGCTTCGGCGCCTCCGTCGCGCACTGGCGCAGGTGAGCGGGCCTTGGCTTCCTGCCTTCCTTAGATCTTTCTGATGAAATCTGAGCTATCTCGTGATCCGCGGTGCACGCGCGCGATATGCTCGACCGATGAACTAGCCGAGAGCTTGTGCAGCGATCACTAATTGCTCAGCTCGTTGGTAGGAACATTGGGGTGTTGTCTGAATCCTACACCGTCTACGCGATCGATTTGCTGGGTTTCGGCGCCTCGGACAAGCCTCCTGGGTTTTCTTACACGATGGAGACATGGGCTGAGGTGAGTGTGCTTTCAGTCTCATATATACATGAACAGAGACGTACTACTTGATGTTTGAACGGAGTTGATCTCACAAGATTTGCTTAAGATATCTAGCTTCAAAAGAACAACTTCTCATGTAAAGAAAACCATTGGTGCACGTGCTGTATCAAGCAGTTGATCCTGGACTTCTTGGAGGAGGTCGTGAAGAGGCCCACGGTGCTCGTAGGCAATTCTGTCGGGAGCCTCGCATGCGTCATTGCTGCCGCAGGTTCCAATCCGCCAATATCTTGTAAATTGTAATCCTCTCTCTGCAAACTCGGTAATTATGATATTTAATTAGTTTGCCTTGTGCTAACGATGAGCAGAGTCTAACAGAGACGTTGTTCGGGGCCTTGTGCTGCTGAACTGTGCTGGTGGCATGAACAACAAGGCGATCGTCGATGACTGGAGGATCAAGTTGCTCCTGCCTCTGCTCTGGCTGATCGACTTCCTGCTGAAGCAACGGCCGATAGCATCCGCACTGTTCGAGCGGGTGAAAGGCAGGCATGTTGATCTGCACTACAGTTCCCTCTGGTCTGACATGTTGGCACTTACACTACTCTGTGGCAATCTGAACTGAACAGGGACAATCTGAAGGATATCTTGCTCTCTGTTTACGGGAACAAAGACGCCGTGGACGACGAATTAGTCGAGGTAAGGGTatctcctactcctaatgctcCGTCTGTTCTTCAGCAATCAGTTATCAGCTATGCAAGAATTCATGACTTGGGATCACTGAATCAGTGGGTTAAACTGATGAACTGCTGCTCTATCCATCCCCATTGGCATTGGCTTTGGCCGAAGTCTCACATGCCAGTGATAAGTAAACTGAGTGGAGAACACTAAAGCTCAAACGACAGAGTGACTACACTGAATCGTTGATTTCTGACGCTTTTTCCCCCTTTTGAAACGGAGATCATAAGGGGACCGGCTGACACGGAGGGCGCCCTGGACGCGTTCGTGTCGACGGTGACGGGCCCGCCGGGGCCGAGCCCGATCGCGCTGATGCCGCGGCTGGCCGACGTGCCCGTGCTGGTGCTGTGGGGCGACCGGGACCCCTTCACCCCGATCGACGGGCCCGTGGGGAAGTTCTTCTCGAAGCTGCCGTCCGAGCTCCCCAACGTGACGCTCCACATGCTGGAGGGCGTCGGCCACTGCCCGCACGACGACCGGCCGGACCTCGTCCACAACAGGCTGCTCCCGTGGCTCGAcggcctcccgccgcccgcggccgaggcggccggcgctgCGGCGGTCTAGTCGCCGATGTCCTGTAGTGGTGCAGACGCTGGATGTGCATGAGAGATGATCTTTGTTTCGCTTCGACGCATGTTCTTCACTGAAATTCTGTATTTTTCTCTTTTGGTGGAGAAAGCTTAACGAGATTTTGATCCGGGCCCGCGCTTCGTATTGTACGCACGGCCCAACATGAGTTTAGGCGGCGGCCACTTTTTGGGCTCTTTTGGTCTGTACCAGAAACAAACTCAGGTTCTTAGCCCACTTGATCGACCGACCGGGCTAGATTTCCGCTCGACCGGGCTGAATCCATCCTCCCTCCTCGCGGGAACCTCTTTGTCATGGGCCAGAAAGCTCGCGACGGGCCGATTTGACAGCCAAACCGATCTTTTTCTCCACCGAGAAAATCAACAGCTTTCATTCCCATTCATGTGTGTGTGTCCTAGCTCCTAGTCTTGGAGAGGCAAGTACTacacgaaaaaaaaaaacagctttcAGTTGGAGTTGATGTTGCCATATGCTCCAAGATACAGATTCTAGATTAGACTCCATTTCCTGGAAAGAAGATCTGCGATCTAGAGATGTTGACCACCACACAATGTCACCAGCATTTTCAAACTAGCGAAACCTGTACTCTCTCGTTCTTTGAACAGCGAAAAGTATACTCGGTCCAGCACCGTCCTCTGGATGCCGGCTTCCACCGCAGGCAGCTGATGGTGGAATCCTTTCACGGCCAATGAGACACGGCAGTCCACGCACGTCAGACCCACAAGTCGATCAGCTGGGGAGAAATTAAAAGTCAACCTCACAAGTCATCTGGCGCCGGTCAACGACTAGTCTAAGGTCCACGCATAAGCATGGGCGTCAAACGCCGGAGACCACACAGGCATCGCACGATTCGCAATCAGTGTGGACGATCGGTCTCGGCCCCGCGCACGCGCGCAGCTAGCGTCAATCTGCTAGCGTAGTAATGATGCATCGATCGGCCGTCGGGCCTGTGCAATAAGTtgggggccgccgccggcggtggcggcgagccggcgagagCGGCCTCACCGCCGGTAATAACTGCCAGTTATGGGATCAGCACggcccaccggccggccggtcgaTCCGTCGccggccatgcatgcatgggaaCAGCTGGAACGGGGAGGAGTAACTGGAGCAGAGAGGCGAAGCTATTGCACATTTATGCACGCGTCATGTACCCACCTCGCCGATGGAATTCAATGCATATCCTCCTGGAGTAGTATCATGGTTTTGCTAGAGGAAAAAGTCAGCCGTTTGTTTTAGGAACAGAATGATCTACTTTTTATTTGGTTTTGGAAATAGAATAGATTGATTTGTCACTATCTCATTCTTCACAAGCACATAATTAGCTTAACAATGAGAGATGGTTTAATCTCACCAAAATTCATGGCATAACCCCAGAGCGGGCCATTCCATTCTAGATGAAGTGATTTCTTGAACCAAACAAACCGTAGCCTACATCTTGCTACGATAAAATGGTACCGGTCTTCCCCTTTGCAAATGTATGACGTTTTAGACATGACATGTTTCTAATATGCAATTTCTGTAACTTTTAAATAATCCCATACAATATTAATTGAATTTTTACACAACAGAATATAAATTGTAAAAATTCGTAGTAGTCATGAGAATATTTTTGCAAGATGAATCAATTGATATGATGTGACCACATGATCAATCTAGGTACTTTTTCCTAATTTAATGGTCAAAGTTAGAAACATTTAATTGTGCACCCTATGGATGCATACActaggaacagagggagtaactTTGGCAGGAGATAAATTGATCTAAAAAAAGTGCATAAGTTATGTGTAGTATGATAGATCACATAAATAAATAATTTGGGATATATTACTTCGGTAGAggtaggagaagaagagaggaaaagGTAGAAGAAATTAAAAAGAGGAAGAATATGCATGAAGAGTAAGACAGGAGCTCAttacccccacccccacccccacggGCGCGCCTAACCTCTACCTCCACCATTGACCACATCGAACTATTCAAATCAAAATAGGAAAAAGTGCTAAAAATTGCAAGACTTGTTCTTTTGCGATTATTTTTCATAGCTAGAACACTATGAACCACTCCCTCATATTGCAAATAAGTGACATTTTAGATaatgtcggtgtttagacccgacaacctaccgaggagggtgctcgaggtagtgttttggttagtggggctcgtcgagatcaggagctcgaaggtaaacgcacacacacgatttagacaagttcgggatGCTGAATAGCGTAagaccctatgtcctgtgtgttggttggattgaattgctttggaggaagtccctacctcaccttatattgccggggtagggttacaggtcggttgattacaagaatactagtcggattcgactagacgagttctactcttattgctacgagtacttttcctaatcctcaactagttcctgtcttgccacgtagactacaccatcctgcaccatagtctccatgtcagacacGTCTTGGTGTCCAACCCCATGTTTAGGACTGTTcaaaaccttctggtgggtctaTAGATGTACTTATGACAagctcccgagtactttttagtcaaatgcagcaatttcgagtacttttgtagattCTAAGCTCTTCGAGtgcttcatctggttgaatcttcaaagggaCCCGaaaactgccatgcggctagaatgtgctcaagcctcatttaacttagtcttgtatctttcaaccttgaattttatatggaagtgagacgaaaatcacactccatatggagtagccctcgagccttaggttgaattgaagaatcagtcTGAGGGCCAATctataatttgcatcacttttcccttaaaacccaaagaaatttttttttgtcgaTGGACATGTGGCACACAACCCCTGAGCTTTttaccgactagtttggtgggtataagggtcaacctctgGTTAAGGTGACTGTCTTTGAAAGGAAaacttatctcttccaaaaatagaGGTAACTGCCAACCAGTTGTCGCGAAATCTGCGAATCTGTTAAACCTTAATATTGCTTTATTCGTGCTGCTGTTACTGCAccacggttataaataacggaggaaatcATCCCTTTCGTTTCACCTTTGCCAACTGCCTTTCCAACTCCCACGCCTTAggcccagcgccgccgctgcctgatCTTTCGAGCGCTAGCGTCACCGCTCCcaccacttagcccccgagtatATGCGACAGAAGAAACttgtgacatcaaggatggggagaAAAACTGCTGCATTCGAGGCGGTCGAGGGTGAGAAGCAAAAATGTatgacaagaagaaggagccgcAGTTGCCGGTGCCCAAGTACAGGAAGATGGATTAGACTGCACCGCCAACTCCCGCTTGTGCTTGGAAGCAGTCATctctgaaggaggaggagatcaagtCTCTTGTGGCTGCCAATCTGCTCCAAGATCAAGACTTCATCAATTGGAGATCCGCCTACGGCAACCTGTGGTCATTAGAGGAATACCCTGATGAAATGGTAATCTTTGCTCACTTCATCAAGCGTGGTCTAGCATTGCTAGCATCTGATTTTTTCCGAGGCAAGCTGGAGTATTATAAGTTGGAGCTagttcatctgaaccccaacgGTATTCTGCACACTGCTATTTTTGTGCACCTCTATGAAGCTTTCTTAGGGATCAGGCCTCACTTCCAACTATTTCAGAAATTTTCCCGTGTGAAGCCACAACCGAAGAGGAAGCACACCAAGTAGTCAGAGGTGCCGTTATCCAGATGCGGGAGAAGCTTAGCAGCCTGTACTTGGATTATGAGCTGATAGATTCAATTGCCGGATGGAAGGAgaaatggtgctacattggcaaccacgaTCCCAAAGTACCCAAGCTGACAGGACATCGCCCCACTTGGAACAACCGATGGCTGGATGAGCCAACTCATGGAGATTGCCTTCAACTACCCAAGCTCCTGGACGGAATATCCAAACTGAAGCGAAGGAGTGACTGGAGTTGGAGTAGCTTTCAGTTTCATGAAGCGTCGAATCCAGCCCTTGCATCAGCGATGCCCCTGGGGCTACGAATACTCTGGTGTCAATGACCTGTCTAGACTGTCTCCTAAGGAACTCAGCACAGAGGAAATTATGGCGAGGTTGAGGCggatgttcaagaatgtgggcGAGATCCCCACCATTGTGCAAGAATTCTATGCTGCCAACCCGCTAAAGCTTGTAAGTACCTATTACCGTAgccccccgagtacttatttttgTAGCGTTTGGATGTActaacttgtctttctttgctAGAAGATGTCAGCTTGTACTTatccactcctcctcctcccggattGGAAGATATTTGTGAAGTTGCTCCTCGCATACATACGGCGGAGAGCACTAAgagtgatgatgaggaggaggaagtacTCGAGGCCTTCAGCGGCTCTAGTTCTGATGCTGCGGAGAACTTTGAAGTTAAGGCCCAGCCATCTGATAAGGTCGGGTCATCCTCTGGATCGATAAAGCttgaagctgatgaagatctTGAATCTGTAATTCCTCCGCCGCCAAAGAAGAAGGGGTCCACTTCTGCAAAGCGGGCCGTAAAGAAGTCTGTCACCGCAGAAGATGTGCCTCCCGcggtaattacttatgaggaaggacaagatcctaaggGCCGTGTACTCCTGGTAGGAGACTCCAATATCACCAccgtgtctactcaagatgacatCGGTGGTTTGTAGGTACTCGAACCAGCAACAAATGCTTAAAGGGCGGCTGCTCTGGCTGCGCCAGACAGGTTGCTGGCTATCGAGGAGGTGATCACCATTGATGATGATCCAGAGCCTCCTGCCGCTAAGGTGGACCCTGCCAGCGCAAGAACTACTCGAAGAACAGAGGCGGTGGCTGAGGCTGGCAATTATCATGCTGCGGCCATTCAAGCCGCACCAAAGAAATTGTTTCTGACCATCAAGCCGCTGGCGCCTGACTGGAGAACCCTCTTTGAAGTTGAGGAGATCCACAAGGTATGTCTTGCagctcctttgagtactaattgtagccCATGATCAACTTGTTGTGTCTCTAAAATCCTCTGACGTGGACCTTGGAGGGCCTAGCTTGAGGCCCGTgactgatggcagtagccactcggtcCAGGACGTCTCCCTGGTCCAAGCAAGTCTGCAGCCAGAGGAACACCCTACGACAACAAGCAATCCAAGTGCTGTGTCTCTTGTAGAAGCATTGATGCAAGATGTTATATTGTCTTTGACTGatgttgtagtgccagcccccgagcaacaaATATCTGAGGAAGTGGCGGTGACTACCTCTGGCACCGTGGCTACactcgtagcccccgagccagaggcGGAAATTGAGACGGTGACAGTGTTGGGAATTATGGCTGCCGACGCGTCTACCGAGTTGGGTTCGTCAACAAGTCTTGCCATGGTTCCACTCAGTACAACGGATTTTGAAGCTCACGTGGATCCACTAGCGGCTCGAGAAATTAGTCTTGAAGATATCCAGCTGATCGACGACCCTTTGCTAAACATGGACATGGTAgctggaatgatggagatgcaccgtcgTATCGCCTACGCAGAGGTATGCTTGATCTGGCTTCTTCCATTACTTGTAATTAGTAACCATGCCTTGATATGAGTACTTATTCTATGGCGCAGGATGTCATCAAATGCTCCCACCGGAAATCTCAGATGCTTCAAGGCTATGGGGACTCAGTACTCCATGCTGAGGCCCTTGAAaaggaacttgccaaggagagggagtactcctcccgacTACTGATGAAGTACGATGGAGCTGCTGCTGAGTATCGTAGCCGCATCCAGCAGCTTGAGGAGGAGAAAGACCGTCTCAAGGGGCGGAATAAGTCATTGAACTAGCAAATCACAGGTAATTGCTCTCCTCATTGGATTTCAAGTACTGATTCTGTTTGTAATACTAATCCTTTTTGTGTATTATTTGTGTAGTGCTTTAAAAGTCAAAAGAAGATCTCCAGGGACAAGTCAATAATCGGAAGAACGCTTACTACCGGGTGATAGATCAACATGATAAGCTGGTATCAAGATATGAGAACCTGGAGCATCAccagaagaaagagagaaaaatgcgcgaagatggtgaagttgacttggtcaatgccatgaaaaCCATCCAGGAGCGTGAGTCTGAGCTGGAAGCTGCAAAAATTGCTTTGAAGGAGATATCTGAAGCAGCCCAGCCAATAGCggatatggtggagcctccagttgagggtgtagagcccTGCCCGCTGATTGAAGTACTCAAGGACTTGCCAACAAAATTCACCAACTACACTCATAAGATGATGAAATCTGTCTCCAAGCAACTACTGAGCTTCGTTAAGTCCTTATATCCTCAAGCTGATCTGACTCCTGTTGCGGAGGATATAAAAGAGGATTGCTCGGAcgaacttgttattacaagctgatGAAATCTGTCTCCAAGCAACTACTGAGCTTCGTTAAGTCCTTATATCCTCAAGCTGATCTGACTCCTGTTGCGGAGGGTATAGAAGAGGATTGCTCGGAcgaacttgttattacaagccgtgacTAGACAGATTTGTCTGGTGGATAGTATCTCAGGTAGTTTAGTTAACTCCTAAGGTACAAATGGCTTCTAGTCTGCAAGCTGCTAagggacagatttgtccaatgagttaactaactcgtgAAATTTACTGCAGACTCTCTTTTGCAAGCCGCGATTGGAAaattttgtccagtgagttgagTAACTCATAAAAATtttgtagacttgttattataaGCTGCATTTGAGCAATTTTACccggggagctgaatagctctgcgaACTTGCTTCTACAAATCATAATTCggtagaaataagtagtcgaattacgacaaaaaatatgactgctttatttaattgtaattctacaactaggaCAGATGGCCGatgtacatgaatatgtaaatcaaaatttagggataaaatcgacaGAGTTGCTTGATGTTCCACATGTTGTTgacgtcttcaccagagagatgttggagcctatacgacccaggtccagtgaccttggagatgatggacgatccctcccatggtgagtttagcttgtgcagccccttggtgtcttagATATGCTTGAGaaccatatcgcctatattgaacgaacattctttggcgttgcgatcatgatagcggtggATTTCTTCAAGATATCTTGTAGACTGaatgagtgctgcacaacgagattcttcgaggctatctaagtctagacgccttgtttcttctgctgcgcccttctcgtattgctcgactgttggagatttccacatgacgtcggtaGGAAGGACAGCTTcagatccgtagaccaggaagtagggcgattgccctgtaggcttgcatggctggatacggagcccccagaggacattaggtagttctttgagccacttgccccttTCGTGTTTCTGATAtcatgcaaccttttcttgagggcttccagtaccatcccattggtGCGCTTAACCTAGCCATTGGCCTgtggatgagcgacagagatgtaCCGGATGTCGATcccactattctcgcaatattctcagaactcgtgattgttgaagttgaagcctagGTTTGTGATAATGCAATTGGGAAAGCCgtagcggtggacaatttcgtcgaggaagtcgagtactctgtctacctTTGGGCAGGTTATAGGTTTCACCTCGATCCAGTTGGTAAACTTGTTAATTGCCACCAGTACTTGGTTCAACCCTCCAGGCATCAtgggcagtgggccaatcatgttgagcctccagcatgcgaagggccaagagggtggtatggtgatcagtgtgtaggtagggacatgctgttgcttggtgaagaactggcatccttgacatcggcggactagttccttggcgtcagcgagagctgtaggccaatagaaaccTGCTCTGAAGGCTTTGCCCACGATCGTGGGTGAGGATGTGAGGTAtccgcaaatg harbors:
- the LOC117850163 gene encoding uncharacterized protein isoform X1, whose amino-acid sequence is MAALAAHHHRLYSSSAAAPAPGRRLRFSPRPSSHGRFSSRAAARVLTRASGGGGGTSTSSAAAPPAAAATTASLSLEELRRGCTTWTWRGMRVNYLARGQGPPILLVHGFGASVAHWRRNIGVLSESYTVYAIDLLGFGASDKPPGFSYTMETWAELQKNNFSCKENHWCTCCIKQLILDFLEEVVKRPTVLVGNSVGSLACVIAAAGSNPPISCKLDVVRGLVLLNCAGGMNNKAIVDDWRIKLLLPLLWLIDFLLKQRPIASALFERVKGRDNLKDILLSVYGNKDAVDDELVEIIRGPADTEGALDAFVSTVTGPPGPSPIALMPRLADVPVLVLWGDRDPFTPIDGPVGKFFSKLPSELPNVTLHMLEGVGHCPHDDRPDLVHNRLLPWLDGLPPPAAEAAGAAAV
- the LOC117850163 gene encoding uncharacterized protein isoform X3 codes for the protein MAALAAHHHRLYSSSAAAPAPGRRLRFSPRPSSHGRFSSRAAARVLTRASGGGGGTSTSSAAAPPAAAATTASLSLEELRRGCTTWTWRGMRVNYLARGQGPPILLVHGFGASVAHWRRNIGVLSESYTVYAIDLLGFGASDKPPGFSYTMETWAELILDFLEEVVKRPTVLVGNSVGSLACVIAAAGSNPPISCKLDVVRGLVLLNCAGGMNNKAIVDDWRIKLLLPLLWLIDFLLKQRPIASALFERVKGRDNLKDILLSVYGNKDAVDDELVEIIRGPADTEGALDAFVSTVTGPPGPSPIALMPRLADVPVLVLWGDRDPFTPIDGPVGKFFSKLPSELPNVTLHMLEGVGHCPHDDRPDLVHNRLLPWLDGLPPPAAEAAGAAAV
- the LOC117850163 gene encoding uncharacterized protein isoform X2, with amino-acid sequence MAALAAHHHRLYSSSAAAPAPGRRLRFSPRPSSHGRFSSRAAARVLTRASGGGGGTSTSSAAAPPAAAATTASLSLEELRRGCTTWTWRGMRVNYLARGQGPPILLVHGFGASVAHWRRNIGVLSESYTVYAIDLLGFGASDKPPGFSYTMETWAELQKNNFSCKENHWCTCCIKQLILDFLEEVVKRPTVLVGNSVGSLACVIAAAESNRDVVRGLVLLNCAGGMNNKAIVDDWRIKLLLPLLWLIDFLLKQRPIASALFERVKGRDNLKDILLSVYGNKDAVDDELVEIIRGPADTEGALDAFVSTVTGPPGPSPIALMPRLADVPVLVLWGDRDPFTPIDGPVGKFFSKLPSELPNVTLHMLEGVGHCPHDDRPDLVHNRLLPWLDGLPPPAAEAAGAAAV
- the LOC117850163 gene encoding uncharacterized protein isoform X4, translated to MAALAAHHHRLYSSSAAAPAPGRRLRFSPRPSSHGRFSSRAAARVLTRASGGGGGTSTSSAAAPPAAAATTASLSLEELRRGCTTWTWRGMRVNYLARGQGPPILLVHGFGASVAHWRRNIGVLSESYTVYAIDLLGFGASDKPPGFSYTMETWAELILDFLEEVVKRPTVLVGNSVGSLACVIAAAESNRDVVRGLVLLNCAGGMNNKAIVDDWRIKLLLPLLWLIDFLLKQRPIASALFERVKGRDNLKDILLSVYGNKDAVDDELVEIIRGPADTEGALDAFVSTVTGPPGPSPIALMPRLADVPVLVLWGDRDPFTPIDGPVGKFFSKLPSELPNVTLHMLEGVGHCPHDDRPDLVHNRLLPWLDGLPPPAAEAAGAAAV